The following are encoded together in the Streptomyces tsukubensis genome:
- a CDS encoding putative leader peptide, with protein sequence MVSHDVKNMTPGALLVARLHVDLCRLASAICPR encoded by the coding sequence ATGGTTTCCCACGACGTGAAGAACATGACGCCGGGCGCACTGCTCGTGGCGCGTCTGCACGTCGACCTGTGCCGGCTCGCCAGCGCCATCTGTCCGCGCTGA
- a CDS encoding MoaD/ThiS family protein, translating into MAIEVRIPTILRSYTDGAKAVDASGETIADLFADLESRYAGIQERIVDDGKLRRFINVYLNDEDVRFLDGITTKVSDGDNVTILPAVAGGGI; encoded by the coding sequence ATGGCCATCGAGGTCCGCATCCCGACCATCCTCCGCAGCTACACCGACGGTGCCAAGGCCGTGGACGCCAGTGGAGAGACCATCGCCGACCTGTTCGCCGACCTCGAAAGCCGCTATGCCGGAATCCAGGAGCGCATCGTGGACGACGGCAAGCTCCGCCGGTTCATCAACGTCTACCTGAACGACGAGGACGTACGCTTCCTCGACGGCATCACCACCAAGGTCTCCGACGGCGACAACGTGACGATCCTGCCCGCCGTGGCCGGAGGCGGGATCTGA